The following are encoded in a window of Ricinus communis isolate WT05 ecotype wild-type chromosome 4, ASM1957865v1, whole genome shotgun sequence genomic DNA:
- the LOC8264673 gene encoding transcription factor BIM1 isoform X1 has translation MELPQQQRIFEAEGRKPTHNFLSLYSHSTVQQDPRPPSSQGYLKTHDFLQPLERIGKTAAKEETAAEVSSHEKPSPPALPPSMEHTLPGGIGTYSISHISNYFNQKVPKPEGSPIFTVAQASSIEKNEEHSNCSSYTGSGFTLWEESAINKGKTGKENVGERSNAVTEEAAGNVDRWTTPERPSQSSTNNHRNSFSSLSSSQPSGQKSQSFMEMIKSAKDSSQDDKLDEEEEFVLKKETPSPIRKGELRVKVDGKSTDQKANTPRSKHSATEQRRRSKINDRFQMLRELIPHGDQKRDKASFLLEVIEYIQFLHEKVHKYEGSYQRWNNEPAKLVPWRNGSRSVESYVDQSRGSNSGAGPALLFAAKLEEKNINLSPSVPGSAQNRVESDVNSATTFMVDHYPGMTNKGIPFPVSLQPNFFNCGRNGGAVAQLPPRLVSDVENTASQPESQSNQTRSCTTEGAVAVDKLKEQQLSIEGGTINISSVYSQGLLNTLTQALQSSGVDLSQASISVQIDLGKRANRQSNIPTSINKDNEVPSCNQGTIRPRVSSGEESDHALKKLKTSKS, from the exons ATGGAGCTTCCTCAGCAACAACGTATCTTTGAAGCCGAAG GAAGAAAACCAACGCATAACTTTCTATCGCTGTACAGTCATTCAACTGTCCAACAAGATCCAAGACCACCTTCTTCTCAAG GTTACCTTAAAACCCATGATTTTCTACAACCACTGGAGCGAATAGGGAAGACTGctgcaaaagaagaaacagCGGCTGAGGTTTCATCGCATGAAAAGCCATCACCGCCTGCACTACCACCCTCAATGGAGCATACCCTCCCCGGAGGAATTGGGACTTACAGTATTAGTcacatttctaattatttcAATCAAAAAGTTCCAAAGCCAGAGGGCAGCCCCATATTCACTGTCGCTCAAGCAAGTAGTATCGAGAAAAATGAAGAGCATTCCAACTGCAGTTCATATACAGGAAGTGGATTCACTTTGTGGGAAGAATCTGCAATCAACAAGGGAAAGACAGGGAAGGAGAATGTAGGAGAAAGATCCAACGCCGTGACAg AAGAAGCGGCAGGCAATGTGGACCGGTGGACGACGCCGGAGAGGCCGTCTCAGTCATCAACGAACAACCACCGCAATAGTTTCAGCTCTCTCTCGTCCTCTCA GCCATCAGGACAGAAGAGCCAGAGCTTTATGGAAATGATAAAATCAGCCAAAGATAGTTCCCAGGATGATAAATTAGACGAGGAGGAAGAGTTTGTTCTTAAAAAAGAGACCCCTTCGCCAATCCGTAAAG GGGAGTTGAGAGTAAAAGTGGATGGGAAGAGCACTGATCAGAAGGCTAACACTCCACGTTCAAAACATTCGGCCACTGAGCAACGGAGGagaagcaaaataaatgacaG ATTTCAGATGTTGCGAGAACTCATTCCTCATGGTGACCAAAAGAGAGACAAGGCATCATTCCTATTAGAG GTTATCGAGTATATTCAGTTTTTACATGAGAAAGTACATAAATATGAAGGGTCGTACCAAAGATGGAACAATGAACCTGCAAAATTGGTGCCATGG AGAAATGGTAGCAGGAGTGTAGAAAGTTATGTGGATCAATCTCGAGGCTCAAATAGTGGTGCTGGTCCTGCATTACTATTTGCAGCAAAATTAGAAGAGAAAAACATCAACCTCTCTCCTAGCGTTCCGGGAAGTGCACAGAACCGTGTAGAATCTGATGTCAACTCTGCTACTACCTTCATGGTGGATCACTATCCTGGAATGACAAATAAAGGAATTCCCTTTCCTGTGTCACTGCAGCCAAACTTCTTCAACTGTGGCAGAAATGGTGGTGCAGTGGCTCAACTTCCACCTAGACTGGTATCAgatgttgagaacacggcatCTCAACCTGAGTCCCAATCAAATCAAACTAGATCATGTACCACTGAGGGTGCTGTAGCTGTTGATAAGCTGAAAGAACAGCAGCTGAGCATTGAAGGTGGTACAATTAACATCTCAAGTGTGTACTCTCAAGG GTTGCTAAATACTCTGACACAAGCCCTGCAGAGTTCAGGAGTAGATTTATCACAGGCCAGCATCTCAGTTCAAATCGATCTGGGGAAACGAGCAAATAGACAATCAAACATTCCGACATCCATTAATAAG GATAATGAGGTTCCTTCTTGTAATCAAGGAACAATACGGCCAAGAGTATCAAGTGGAGAGGAATCTGATCACGCCCTAAAGAAGCTGAAGACAAGTAAAAGCTAG
- the LOC8264673 gene encoding transcription factor BIM1 isoform X2: protein MELPQQQRIFEAEGRKPTHNFLSLYSHSTVQQDPRPPSSQGYLKTHDFLQPLERIGKTAAKEETAAEVSSHEKPSPPALPPSMEHTLPGGIGTYSISHISNYFNQKVPKPEGSPIFTVAQASSIEKNEEHSNCSSYTGSGFTLWEESAINKGKTGKENVGERSNAVTEAAGNVDRWTTPERPSQSSTNNHRNSFSSLSSSQPSGQKSQSFMEMIKSAKDSSQDDKLDEEEEFVLKKETPSPIRKGELRVKVDGKSTDQKANTPRSKHSATEQRRRSKINDRFQMLRELIPHGDQKRDKASFLLEVIEYIQFLHEKVHKYEGSYQRWNNEPAKLVPWRNGSRSVESYVDQSRGSNSGAGPALLFAAKLEEKNINLSPSVPGSAQNRVESDVNSATTFMVDHYPGMTNKGIPFPVSLQPNFFNCGRNGGAVAQLPPRLVSDVENTASQPESQSNQTRSCTTEGAVAVDKLKEQQLSIEGGTINISSVYSQGLLNTLTQALQSSGVDLSQASISVQIDLGKRANRQSNIPTSINKDNEVPSCNQGTIRPRVSSGEESDHALKKLKTSKS from the exons ATGGAGCTTCCTCAGCAACAACGTATCTTTGAAGCCGAAG GAAGAAAACCAACGCATAACTTTCTATCGCTGTACAGTCATTCAACTGTCCAACAAGATCCAAGACCACCTTCTTCTCAAG GTTACCTTAAAACCCATGATTTTCTACAACCACTGGAGCGAATAGGGAAGACTGctgcaaaagaagaaacagCGGCTGAGGTTTCATCGCATGAAAAGCCATCACCGCCTGCACTACCACCCTCAATGGAGCATACCCTCCCCGGAGGAATTGGGACTTACAGTATTAGTcacatttctaattatttcAATCAAAAAGTTCCAAAGCCAGAGGGCAGCCCCATATTCACTGTCGCTCAAGCAAGTAGTATCGAGAAAAATGAAGAGCATTCCAACTGCAGTTCATATACAGGAAGTGGATTCACTTTGTGGGAAGAATCTGCAATCAACAAGGGAAAGACAGGGAAGGAGAATGTAGGAGAAAGATCCAACGCCGTGACAg AAGCGGCAGGCAATGTGGACCGGTGGACGACGCCGGAGAGGCCGTCTCAGTCATCAACGAACAACCACCGCAATAGTTTCAGCTCTCTCTCGTCCTCTCA GCCATCAGGACAGAAGAGCCAGAGCTTTATGGAAATGATAAAATCAGCCAAAGATAGTTCCCAGGATGATAAATTAGACGAGGAGGAAGAGTTTGTTCTTAAAAAAGAGACCCCTTCGCCAATCCGTAAAG GGGAGTTGAGAGTAAAAGTGGATGGGAAGAGCACTGATCAGAAGGCTAACACTCCACGTTCAAAACATTCGGCCACTGAGCAACGGAGGagaagcaaaataaatgacaG ATTTCAGATGTTGCGAGAACTCATTCCTCATGGTGACCAAAAGAGAGACAAGGCATCATTCCTATTAGAG GTTATCGAGTATATTCAGTTTTTACATGAGAAAGTACATAAATATGAAGGGTCGTACCAAAGATGGAACAATGAACCTGCAAAATTGGTGCCATGG AGAAATGGTAGCAGGAGTGTAGAAAGTTATGTGGATCAATCTCGAGGCTCAAATAGTGGTGCTGGTCCTGCATTACTATTTGCAGCAAAATTAGAAGAGAAAAACATCAACCTCTCTCCTAGCGTTCCGGGAAGTGCACAGAACCGTGTAGAATCTGATGTCAACTCTGCTACTACCTTCATGGTGGATCACTATCCTGGAATGACAAATAAAGGAATTCCCTTTCCTGTGTCACTGCAGCCAAACTTCTTCAACTGTGGCAGAAATGGTGGTGCAGTGGCTCAACTTCCACCTAGACTGGTATCAgatgttgagaacacggcatCTCAACCTGAGTCCCAATCAAATCAAACTAGATCATGTACCACTGAGGGTGCTGTAGCTGTTGATAAGCTGAAAGAACAGCAGCTGAGCATTGAAGGTGGTACAATTAACATCTCAAGTGTGTACTCTCAAGG GTTGCTAAATACTCTGACACAAGCCCTGCAGAGTTCAGGAGTAGATTTATCACAGGCCAGCATCTCAGTTCAAATCGATCTGGGGAAACGAGCAAATAGACAATCAAACATTCCGACATCCATTAATAAG GATAATGAGGTTCCTTCTTGTAATCAAGGAACAATACGGCCAAGAGTATCAAGTGGAGAGGAATCTGATCACGCCCTAAAGAAGCTGAAGACAAGTAAAAGCTAG
- the LOC8264673 gene encoding transcription factor BIM1 isoform X3, which produces MEHTLPGGIGTYSISHISNYFNQKVPKPEGSPIFTVAQASSIEKNEEHSNCSSYTGSGFTLWEESAINKGKTGKENVGERSNAVTEEAAGNVDRWTTPERPSQSSTNNHRNSFSSLSSSQPSGQKSQSFMEMIKSAKDSSQDDKLDEEEEFVLKKETPSPIRKGELRVKVDGKSTDQKANTPRSKHSATEQRRRSKINDRFQMLRELIPHGDQKRDKASFLLEVIEYIQFLHEKVHKYEGSYQRWNNEPAKLVPWRNGSRSVESYVDQSRGSNSGAGPALLFAAKLEEKNINLSPSVPGSAQNRVESDVNSATTFMVDHYPGMTNKGIPFPVSLQPNFFNCGRNGGAVAQLPPRLVSDVENTASQPESQSNQTRSCTTEGAVAVDKLKEQQLSIEGGTINISSVYSQGLLNTLTQALQSSGVDLSQASISVQIDLGKRANRQSNIPTSINKDNEVPSCNQGTIRPRVSSGEESDHALKKLKTSKS; this is translated from the exons ATGGAGCATACCCTCCCCGGAGGAATTGGGACTTACAGTATTAGTcacatttctaattatttcAATCAAAAAGTTCCAAAGCCAGAGGGCAGCCCCATATTCACTGTCGCTCAAGCAAGTAGTATCGAGAAAAATGAAGAGCATTCCAACTGCAGTTCATATACAGGAAGTGGATTCACTTTGTGGGAAGAATCTGCAATCAACAAGGGAAAGACAGGGAAGGAGAATGTAGGAGAAAGATCCAACGCCGTGACAg AAGAAGCGGCAGGCAATGTGGACCGGTGGACGACGCCGGAGAGGCCGTCTCAGTCATCAACGAACAACCACCGCAATAGTTTCAGCTCTCTCTCGTCCTCTCA GCCATCAGGACAGAAGAGCCAGAGCTTTATGGAAATGATAAAATCAGCCAAAGATAGTTCCCAGGATGATAAATTAGACGAGGAGGAAGAGTTTGTTCTTAAAAAAGAGACCCCTTCGCCAATCCGTAAAG GGGAGTTGAGAGTAAAAGTGGATGGGAAGAGCACTGATCAGAAGGCTAACACTCCACGTTCAAAACATTCGGCCACTGAGCAACGGAGGagaagcaaaataaatgacaG ATTTCAGATGTTGCGAGAACTCATTCCTCATGGTGACCAAAAGAGAGACAAGGCATCATTCCTATTAGAG GTTATCGAGTATATTCAGTTTTTACATGAGAAAGTACATAAATATGAAGGGTCGTACCAAAGATGGAACAATGAACCTGCAAAATTGGTGCCATGG AGAAATGGTAGCAGGAGTGTAGAAAGTTATGTGGATCAATCTCGAGGCTCAAATAGTGGTGCTGGTCCTGCATTACTATTTGCAGCAAAATTAGAAGAGAAAAACATCAACCTCTCTCCTAGCGTTCCGGGAAGTGCACAGAACCGTGTAGAATCTGATGTCAACTCTGCTACTACCTTCATGGTGGATCACTATCCTGGAATGACAAATAAAGGAATTCCCTTTCCTGTGTCACTGCAGCCAAACTTCTTCAACTGTGGCAGAAATGGTGGTGCAGTGGCTCAACTTCCACCTAGACTGGTATCAgatgttgagaacacggcatCTCAACCTGAGTCCCAATCAAATCAAACTAGATCATGTACCACTGAGGGTGCTGTAGCTGTTGATAAGCTGAAAGAACAGCAGCTGAGCATTGAAGGTGGTACAATTAACATCTCAAGTGTGTACTCTCAAGG GTTGCTAAATACTCTGACACAAGCCCTGCAGAGTTCAGGAGTAGATTTATCACAGGCCAGCATCTCAGTTCAAATCGATCTGGGGAAACGAGCAAATAGACAATCAAACATTCCGACATCCATTAATAAG GATAATGAGGTTCCTTCTTGTAATCAAGGAACAATACGGCCAAGAGTATCAAGTGGAGAGGAATCTGATCACGCCCTAAAGAAGCTGAAGACAAGTAAAAGCTAG